The sequence below is a genomic window from Blastopirellula retiformator.
CTTCGCTGCTGGAGGCCATTTCTTCCGACGACGCGGCGTTCTGCTCGGTCACGTGCGAAATCGACTGGATGGCGTTGGCGACTTCGTTGGCGCTCTGTGCCTGCTCGACGGTCGCCGTGGCGATCTCGGCGATCTTCGCGGCGGTCGATTCGACCCCGTGAATGATCTTCTCGAGCGAGGCGCCCGCTTGTTCGCTCAACTTGGCGCCATCCTGGACGCGTTGGGTCGATTCTTTGATCAACGAGGAAATCTCTTTGGCCGCTTCGCTGGAGCGTTCGGCCAGCTTGCGAACTTCGTCGGCGACGACCGCGAAACCAAGGCCATGTTCGCCGGCACGAGCCGCTTCGATCGCCGCGTTGAGGGCGAGCAGGTTGGTCTGGCTGGCAATTTCCGAAATGACCTGAATGATTTCGCTGATCTGCTCCGAGGAGTTCTTGATCAGGTCCATCGCTTCGACCGACTTCTGAACGGCGGAGCCGCCATCTTCGGCCATGCGGCTGGTGTCGACGGCGACCTTGTTGGCTTCGCCGGCGTTGTCTTTGACCGCTTCGATCGATCGCGTCAGCTCTTCGATCGAGGCGCTCATCTGTTCGACCGACGCACTTTGCGTCTGAGCGCCTTGAGCCATTTGCTGCGAGCTTTCGGCGATCAGGCCGGCGCCTTCGGCAAACTGGTTGCCGCTTTCGATCACGCGGCCGATGACGTCACGCAGGTCGACGACCATTTTCTTCAAGCCGGCGGCCAAGGTGCCGATCGCGTCGGAGCCTTCGACCGTTACATCGCGGGTCAGATCCCCCTTGGCGGCCGCTTCGACCACGACCAACAGCGATTCGACCTTCTGTCGCACGAACTCTTGCTCTTCCCGCTCCCGTTCCAGGCGTTCCTTCTCGGCCTTCTCGGCGTTGACGCGGTCGGTGACCAGTTCCCATGAGACCATCGGGCCCATGTACTCGCCGTTTTCGTCGTAGATGGCGGCCGCTTCCAGAGCGAACCATTGACCGCGAAGCTCAAACGTGGTGCTGTGCGGCAGGTTGTTGGGATCGGCCAGCAACTGACGCTGCTTGCTCGGGTTGGCGTGGAAGACGTCGTACGACGAGCCGACGATCTTGTCGACCGGAATCGGCAGGATCGAGGCGATCGAACGCAACGTCTTTTCCGACGCCGGATTGACGTAGGTGATAATGCCATCGCGATTGGCCAGAATCAGGTTGATCGGAGCGTTCTCGATCATCGCCGTCTTTTCGGCCGCCGACTGCGCCAGACGACGCTTCTCGGTGATCACTTCCCAGGTCACCATCGGACCAAGGTACTCGCCAGCGTCGTCGAAGGTCGGGCTGACCAACAGGTCGGCGAATTGATCGCCAATCTGAATGGTGGCGCGATGCGGCAGATTGCTCGGATTGGCGAGCATCCGACGCTGCATCGCCGGGTCTTTGTGGAAGATGTCGATCGACTGGCCGACGATCTGTTCCGGCTCGATCGGCAGGAACTTGCGCAGTTGCTTCAGCGTGTTGATGCTGGCGGCGTTCGCATAGGTGATGACCAGGTCGCGGTCGGCGACCAGGATGTTGATCGGAGAGTTGTCGCTCATCGCCTTGGCGAGCGAGAGTTCGCGTTTTAGAGCTTCGCCCGCAGTGGGCTTGGTGCGTGAGTTGGTGGCTGCCATCGCAATAACTTTCTCGATTCCAGAGGTTGGATTGCTTACGTGGATGAAAATTTGGCGGGTAGGCGGACCGAGATCGAGCGAACCACGCTATTTTTCCCGTTGTGCATTTGCAAGGGCAGCCGCAAACAGCAACGCTAGAGAGACTCAATCAAGACGCTCTCACCATTGGTCAGGATCTTGTCCATATCCAACAGAATGAGGAGTCGCTTTTCGAGCTTGACCAAACCGGTCAGGTAGTCGCGATCCAGTCCCGCCACCGTCGGCGGGGGTGGGGCAATCTGATCCTTGCCGATCCGCAAGACTTCACTGACGGCGTCGACAATGATGCCGATTGTCTTGCCGGAGACGTTCATGACCATGATCCGAGTTTCATCGGTCATCTTTTCTTCCGGCTGGCCGAAGCGGCGGCGCAGATCCACGATCGGAATGACCGTGTTGCGGAGATTGATCAGTCCCTTGATGAAGTCTGGCGTTTGCGGCACGCGTGTGATCTCGCCCATCAGGATGATTTCCTGAACGCGGGTAATCTCGATGCCGTATTCCTCTTGAGCGAGGCGAAAACTGACCAACTGCATCGAGTTGGCTGAGTCGCCTGGCGCCCCGCTGCCGGTACTTTCGAGACCGAAGTCTTGTATCGTGGCGGACAAGATTCGTTTCCTTAACATGGTTGTGGAAAACTAGTCTTGAAGCCATCGCCGAGCGTCAAAGTCTGTATCGCCGCCCCGCGATAACTCCCCCCGAATTGCCCAAACAGACAACTCGCTGCTTGGTTAATTCGGCTACCGGCCCCGATACGAATTAGCCAAGACGAAGAGTTTTCTTAACTTCCTTGCAACCCCCTAACACCCTAGTCAGACCAATCCGTACAACCAGAACGCGTACGTCTAGTTTCAGCGACCGCGCCGTATAAGAGATCGCCGACCGAAGCGGAGACCTTGCATCGCGGTCATCCGCAAACAGATACAATTCCCCCGGTATGCCGTTTCGTCGCTTGACGTGCATTCGCCGCGACCTATCGTTCGTTAGCCCAAGAGAGGTGGGCAGAGATGCGTGCTAATAATGGCGCCGCTCTATTACGCAATTCATAGGGTTCGACTCAGGAGTCACCAGTTCCATGTCCACTCGAGTTCTTGTCGCTGACGACTCAAGCACGATGCGCAAAATTATCCTCCGTTCGCTCCAGGCCGTCGGCGTACCGAACGCGACCGAAGCGGCGGATGGCGATGAAGCGCTCAAGATCTTCAAGCCGGGCGACTACGATTTGGTTCTGACCGACTGGAACATGCCGGGCAAGAATGGCCTGGAAGTCGTTCAGGAAATTCGCAAGATCGACAAGGACGTGAAGATCATGATGGTCACGACCGAAGCCGAAAAATCGCGCGTTCTCGAAGCGATTCAGGCTGGCGTCTCGGACTATCTGGTCAAGCCGTTCACGGCCGATACGCTTCGCGAAAAGCTGGAAAAGCACGGCTGCTAAGCCTTGCTTTGCCGACCGACCAACGCCGCCCGACGTCGCCGGTCGACGTCAGGGCGTTTTTTATTTCTTGTTGGCCGTAATGGTCAGCGTCTCGCCGCTTAGCTGCCAGCGAACCGGGGTCTTCTCCATCGCCGCCTGCAGCAGGTCGACCAACGTCACCTTATCGACCGAAAACGAGATCCGCTGCTGCAAGATCTCTTGGGCATCTTCGGCAACTTCGACCTTCAGCGACAACGACTGGGCCAGGCTGTTCAAGACGGCGCCCAGCGGCTGCTCTTTGATCTCCAGCGAATAGACTTTCTGTCCTGGATTTACCGCGATGCGACGGAAATTCTCGCCTCGCAGCATCTTGCCCGCCAGCGTCACCTCTTCGTACCTGCCGGTCACCGAGAGCCCGCCCGCTTGCGTCTCGATCGCCAACTCCGGAAACTCCGCTTTCACTTTGGCCGCCGCATCGTTGACGTCTCCACGGAACGGAAACCGCCGCGTCAGTTGGGGGTTCTCGGGCAAGGGAATCAGTTGCAACTGCGGATTGCCAGCGGCGTCTTTGCCAAACCGATAGGTCGCCCCGAATCCGGCCAGCAGCAGCGTCAGCGACTCGGCCTGAGCGATCTTGGGAAACTCGCCCCCACGCCACAAGTCATGCGAAACCGCGGCGTCGAGATTGGCGAACGTCAGCTTGTGCCGCTGCGCTAGTTCCATGAGCAACTTCCGCGGCTCGGTCAGTTCCGGCCAGACGAGCGTCTCCGCCGCAAACAACTGCCGCACCGCCGGATCACGCGACTGCCGCGCGAACTCGGTCTGCACGGCGGCGACAGTCGCCAGGTCAGCCGCCGTCTCAGCCGGTCCGATGTAGATGACCGAACCGACATGGCAGCTTCCGCCCCCCGCACGTTGAGCCAGCATCTGGACAACCATCTCGAGCGGGGCGTCGCTGGCGCTGAGGGTGATCAGCCGATCAGGGTCGATGCGGCGATCCAGAAAAACGGCGATTTCCTGCGTCTTGGCGAGCGAATCGATCGCGTCCCGCAGCGGAACGTCCTCCCACTGCAGGTCGACCGCCGAATCGAGTTGTTTTTCGAACGCGACGCCTGTCTTCCATTCGACGCCATAGGCGCCTGTGCAGAAGGCCCCAACCATCAAAAGTGGGATGAAAAACTGTCGAAAGTCGCTCATTTTCCGCTCCGCCGGCCGGGAGTCTTCCCGGGAGAACAATTTGCCGTTTCGTTTCGCTCCAATTACACTCGAATCTTGTTCGGCGAGCGCGTCAAGTCTCCCGTCGCCGCAATCCTGCTGATGGTACCTCCCCTGTGAATGAACAACCGGAACGAGCGCCAACGCTGCTGCAATACTATCGCCAGTACTTGCAGCGCGAGAATACGGCTGCATTTATTCGCGACGTCTCGCGGCAATATCGTATCGGAACGCTAGAACGCCTGGCCGAAAACAACTCGCCGGAGGTCCGTCGTGCGGCGCTCCTGGCTCTTTGCTTTTTGGGCGATTTTGGCTCCAACGCGATCGTCGGCTGCGGCCTGACCGACATTGACCGCGGCGTTCGCCTGATCTCCGAAAACGGCATTCGCAACTTGTGGGTTCGCGCTGGCGCCACCACGCAGCGCCGCCAGTTGGAACGCGTCGCTGGACATCTGCGCGCCGCATCCTGGCACGACGCTGTGATTGACGCGACCACGCTCATCCACCATGCTCCCTGGTATGCCGAAGCGCATTACTTTCGTGGAGAAGCTTATTTCCGACGTCAGGTCTGGGAATTGGCGGCTCGCGACAACCACCAGGCGTTAGAAATCAACCCGTATCATTTTCCGGCGGCGATCTGCCTGGCCCAGTGCAACCTGCATCAGGGCGAGATTATTTTGGCGCTAGAGAACTTTCGCCGAGCGCTGCGGTTGAATCCTAACCTCGACGCCGTACGTAGTCAGGTCGGCTACTTGGAACGCCAGCTCGAGGAAAACTAACCCGCCTTAAGCGGAGAGACGCATGGCGACGGATCGCTTTCAGGTTGGCCCCATCGTGGTGCTGGGCGCCGGTATCAACGGCGCGGCAATCGCCCGCGAACTGACGCTGCAAGGCGCCGAAGTCTTGCTGGTCGACGCGGAAGATGTCGCTGGCGGCACCACCAGCTATTCTTCGCGACTGATACACGGCGGCCTCCGTTATCTGGAGTATGCCGAGATCTCGCTGGTCCGCGAATCGCTGACCGAGCGCGATCGTCTGTTGCGACTGGCTCCCGAGTTGGTTCGTCCGCTGGAACTGGTCATCCCGGTCGGCAATCGTCTCTCGGGACTGATCAGCGGCGCCCAACGCTTCTTCTTCAAGTCGGGCGCTGCCCCCAAAGATGGCCGCGGCTCGCTGGTCGTGCGGCTCGGACTGACGTTGTACGATCGCTTTGCCAGCGGCGCGGTCCCGGGACATCGCCGTCTCTCGTCGGCGCAGTTCGCCGAGTCGGGGCTGAGCACGTCCAAGTTCTTCACCGCGTTCAGCTACTTTGACGGGCAGTTGACGTTTCCTGAGCAATTCGCACTCTCCCTGGTTCAAGACGCCCAGGCCGCCGCGAAAGAGCAGGGGGGCGCGTTCTCGCTGCGGACCTATCAGCATGTCCGCCGCGAAGCCGAGACCCTCTTCTTCTCTTCCATTCATCCCAATCATGGCGCCGGCGAAATCGCCGTGACGCCTGCGGCGGTGATCAACGCCGCCGGACCATGGGTCGATACCGCGCTCGCGGGCCTGAATGTCCCCTCGAACAAACTGATTGGCGGCACCAAGGGGAGCCATCTGATCACCCGGGCGCCCGACTTGTGCAAAACGATCGGTCCACGCGGCGTCTACGCCGAGGCCTCCGACGGACGCCCAATTTTCATCCTGCCTTGGAACAACGCCTGTTTGATAGGAACGACCGACATTCGCTACGACGGCGACCCGGCCGATGCGGTCGCCGACCAGGAAGAGATCGACTACCTGATCGACGCCACC
It includes:
- a CDS encoding response regulator produces the protein MSTRVLVADDSSTMRKIILRSLQAVGVPNATEAADGDEALKIFKPGDYDLVLTDWNMPGKNGLEVVQEIRKIDKDVKIMMVTTEAEKSRVLEAIQAGVSDYLVKPFTADTLREKLEKHGC
- a CDS encoding tetratricopeptide repeat protein; the protein is MNEQPERAPTLLQYYRQYLQRENTAAFIRDVSRQYRIGTLERLAENNSPEVRRAALLALCFLGDFGSNAIVGCGLTDIDRGVRLISENGIRNLWVRAGATTQRRQLERVAGHLRAASWHDAVIDATTLIHHAPWYAEAHYFRGEAYFRRQVWELAARDNHQALEINPYHFPAAICLAQCNLHQGEIILALENFRRALRLNPNLDAVRSQVGYLERQLEEN
- a CDS encoding chemotaxis protein CheW, whose product is MSATIQDFGLESTGSGAPGDSANSMQLVSFRLAQEEYGIEITRVQEIILMGEITRVPQTPDFIKGLINLRNTVIPIVDLRRRFGQPEEKMTDETRIMVMNVSGKTIGIIVDAVSEVLRIGKDQIAPPPPTVAGLDRDYLTGLVKLEKRLLILLDMDKILTNGESVLIESL
- a CDS encoding glycerol-3-phosphate dehydrogenase/oxidase; this encodes MATDRFQVGPIVVLGAGINGAAIARELTLQGAEVLLVDAEDVAGGTTSYSSRLIHGGLRYLEYAEISLVRESLTERDRLLRLAPELVRPLELVIPVGNRLSGLISGAQRFFFKSGAAPKDGRGSLVVRLGLTLYDRFASGAVPGHRRLSSAQFAESGLSTSKFFTAFSYFDGQLTFPEQFALSLVQDAQAAAKEQGGAFSLRTYQHVRREAETLFFSSIHPNHGAGEIAVTPAAVINAAGPWVDTALAGLNVPSNKLIGGTKGSHLITRAPDLCKTIGPRGVYAEASDGRPIFILPWNNACLIGTTDIRYDGDPADAVADQEEIDYLIDATNAIFPDVGLTRDDIQQHYCGVRPLPAAGEGATSSITRSHVVHRHSGSPFPLYSIIGGKLTTCRSLAEGVVKAVLPDLGHEVARNSRERPLPPPNFGETPADAPLLPDLDVPIAHASYAIEHLAAKTLADLVERRLMIVFDPKLSRSCLRVLAEQLATAGWLDQAQIDAEVDHYVHRLQERYGKRVS
- a CDS encoding methyl-accepting chemotaxis protein; this encodes MAATNSRTKPTAGEALKRELSLAKAMSDNSPINILVADRDLVITYANAASINTLKQLRKFLPIEPEQIVGQSIDIFHKDPAMQRRMLANPSNLPHRATIQIGDQFADLLVSPTFDDAGEYLGPMVTWEVITEKRRLAQSAAEKTAMIENAPINLILANRDGIITYVNPASEKTLRSIASILPIPVDKIVGSSYDVFHANPSKQRQLLADPNNLPHSTTFELRGQWFALEAAAIYDENGEYMGPMVSWELVTDRVNAEKAEKERLEREREEQEFVRQKVESLLVVVEAAAKGDLTRDVTVEGSDAIGTLAAGLKKMVVDLRDVIGRVIESGNQFAEGAGLIAESSQQMAQGAQTQSASVEQMSASIEELTRSIEAVKDNAGEANKVAVDTSRMAEDGGSAVQKSVEAMDLIKNSSEQISEIIQVISEIASQTNLLALNAAIEAARAGEHGLGFAVVADEVRKLAERSSEAAKEISSLIKESTQRVQDGAKLSEQAGASLEKIIHGVESTAAKIAEIATATVEQAQSANEVANAIQSISHVTEQNAASSEEMASSSEELGAQAETLRDLVSRFRTE